From a region of the Janthinobacterium sp. 61 genome:
- a CDS encoding tyrosine-type recombinase/integrase: MPDLPLPKRRVVVPKSVAVAAAPLRGTLIDAELAARHQAFIAAATSENTRRTYRSAIRHFQGWGGALPADESTVIRYLLAYADSLNARTLALRLTALSQWHVYQGFADPASTPTVRKTLAGIARLHGKPKKKAKALPLEDLEVIVAKLAALGSVKALRDSALLQLGFFGGFRRSELVGLMLEDVSWEPQGMVITLPRSKTDQLGEGIVKAIPFGDGVCCPATALRAWLAAAHIRTGPLLRPVNQWGHVSMKELHASSINTILASCAGLAALDYVPELSSHSLRRGMATSAHRAGADFQAIKRQGGWRHDGTVHGYIEEAGRFEENAAGSLLKGKKKPAG, translated from the coding sequence ATGCCTGATTTACCCCTCCCGAAACGCCGTGTTGTCGTACCGAAAAGCGTCGCCGTCGCCGCTGCGCCATTACGCGGCACCCTGATCGATGCCGAGCTTGCCGCGCGCCACCAGGCTTTTATTGCGGCCGCCACGTCCGAAAATACGCGCCGCACCTACCGTTCTGCCATCCGCCACTTCCAGGGCTGGGGCGGGGCGCTGCCTGCGGACGAGTCCACCGTCATCCGCTACCTGCTGGCCTATGCGGATAGCCTGAACGCGCGCACCCTGGCCCTGCGTTTGACGGCTCTGTCGCAATGGCATGTGTACCAGGGCTTTGCCGACCCCGCGTCCACGCCCACCGTGCGCAAGACCCTGGCCGGCATCGCCCGCCTGCATGGCAAGCCGAAGAAGAAGGCCAAGGCTTTGCCTTTGGAAGATTTGGAAGTAATTGTCGCCAAACTGGCCGCGCTGGGCAGCGTCAAGGCCCTGCGCGACAGCGCGCTGCTGCAACTAGGCTTTTTTGGAGGGTTTCGCCGCAGCGAATTGGTGGGATTGATGCTGGAAGACGTGAGCTGGGAACCGCAGGGCATGGTGATCACCTTGCCCCGCTCGAAAACGGACCAATTGGGGGAGGGCATCGTCAAGGCGATCCCGTTTGGCGACGGCGTTTGCTGCCCAGCCACGGCCCTGCGCGCCTGGCTGGCCGCCGCGCATATCCGCACAGGACCGCTCTTGCGCCCCGTCAATCAGTGGGGCCACGTGAGCATGAAAGAATTACACGCGAGCAGCATCAATACGATCTTGGCAAGCTGCGCCGGGTTGGCGGCGCTCGATTACGTGCCGGAACTATCGAGCCACAGCCTGCGCCGCGGCATGGCCACCAGCGCGCACCGGGCAGGCGCCGATTTCCAGGCCATCAAGCGCCAGGGCGGCTGGCGCCACGACGGCACCGTGCATGGCTATATAGAAGAGGCGGGGCGCTT
- a CDS encoding DNA-binding protein, whose product MKAAQIVAADGRNPTVDSVREALGSTGSKSTIAPLLKRWKEEFQGAGAVKTEAGLPAELMEAMRGVYDKQQRDVAHQLETGMQQNRAELDAALEKLKKTENEGLKLTEARAALTQELRATQHALAQLKEEHHFRAVTLATLHSDNAGLTQRLADRSEEIAALNRQLAQVRSQFDHYQEAAAAQRSEERAEAQQRISRLEQDNAQLQQRLQGQQAALVQQDMRLAQLQAEHAHLSSVATADREALASVRPERDQFEFQYLQAAASADALLAKLDTALLALNDAKVALAAQDRQLDMLAENTQASQQKIESLAQERDGLLRDNAGMAARLALLMDSKEKRDG is encoded by the coding sequence ATGAAAGCAGCTCAAATCGTCGCTGCCGATGGGCGCAATCCCACGGTCGACAGCGTGCGCGAAGCACTGGGCAGCACGGGCAGCAAGAGCACCATCGCGCCCCTGCTGAAACGTTGGAAGGAAGAGTTCCAGGGCGCGGGCGCCGTGAAAACGGAGGCAGGCTTGCCGGCCGAACTGATGGAAGCAATGCGCGGCGTCTATGACAAGCAGCAGCGCGACGTGGCGCACCAGCTGGAAACGGGCATGCAGCAAAACCGCGCCGAACTCGATGCGGCGCTGGAAAAGCTGAAGAAGACGGAAAACGAAGGACTGAAACTGACGGAGGCGCGCGCCGCCCTCACCCAGGAGTTGCGCGCCACCCAGCATGCGCTTGCACAACTGAAGGAAGAACACCATTTTCGCGCTGTCACCCTGGCCACCTTGCACAGCGATAACGCGGGCCTGACGCAGCGCCTGGCCGACCGCAGCGAAGAAATCGCCGCCCTCAACCGCCAGCTGGCGCAAGTGCGCTCGCAGTTCGACCATTACCAGGAAGCGGCAGCCGCACAACGCAGCGAGGAACGGGCGGAGGCACAGCAACGGATCAGCCGGCTGGAACAGGACAACGCGCAGCTGCAACAGCGCCTGCAAGGCCAGCAAGCGGCCCTGGTGCAGCAAGACATGCGCCTGGCGCAACTGCAGGCGGAACACGCGCATTTATCCAGCGTAGCGACCGCCGACCGCGAAGCGCTGGCCAGCGTGCGTCCCGAGCGCGACCAGTTCGAATTTCAATACTTGCAGGCGGCCGCGTCCGCCGACGCCTTGCTGGCCAAGCTCGACACGGCCTTGCTGGCGCTGAATGACGCCAAGGTCGCGCTCGCCGCGCAAGACCGGCAGCTCGACATGCTGGCGGAAAATACACAGGCATCGCAGCAGAAGATAGAAAGCCTGGCGCAGGAGCGCGATGGTTTGTTGCGCGACAATGCCGGCATGGCGGCCAGGCTGGCCCTGCTCATGGATAGCAAGGAGAAACGTGATGGTTGA
- a CDS encoding DUF1801 domain-containing protein gives MKKAAAGKPPDDDAANAGPAASLIDAKIASLADWRGKTLASVRALIHEADPDVVEEVKWRGVPVWSHAGMICTGETYQLAVKLTFAKGAALPDPARLFNASLDGNTRRAIDIHEGGHLDTAAFKALIRAAVAANTAPKPKRTST, from the coding sequence ATGAAAAAGGCAGCAGCGGGCAAGCCGCCCGACGATGACGCCGCGAACGCAGGGCCCGCCGCCAGTCTGATCGACGCGAAGATCGCCTCGCTGGCGGACTGGCGCGGGAAGACCCTGGCCAGCGTGCGCGCACTGATCCACGAGGCGGACCCGGACGTGGTCGAAGAAGTCAAATGGCGCGGCGTGCCCGTCTGGTCGCACGCGGGCATGATTTGCACGGGCGAAACCTATCAACTGGCTGTCAAGCTCACCTTCGCCAAGGGCGCCGCCTTGCCCGATCCGGCCCGCCTGTTCAATGCCAGCCTGGACGGCAACACGCGCCGCGCCATCGACATACACGAAGGCGGGCACCTCGACACTGCGGCGTTCAAGGCGCTGATACGCGCCGCGGTGGCCGCAAATACGGCGCCAAAACCAAAACGGACTTCTACTTGA
- a CDS encoding DUF535 family protein: protein MNDIALTLCHGTAVAPHRASGHRLKAALGALFFPRQRTRWQAFLGSMPGLNSLAQLHPCLRFKIYRPYASRQLACADRLALLEGHYRFLWQAGARTLVERAARLPVVLAAFEGKDGALYRLQLTAIHDSYREGELCLRLTRDGQPLYLASFLFLPRADGVSLQLGALQGLRSEAGKLAVKDATRALHGCRPKNLMVTALRDFGDFFACNNLFLICNDNRIALNARRRRHIAADYDLAWQELHALRMRDGNYHLPCAPYRVPDMAEVPSKKRADARRRGELLFGMAADMRAQLAAMITAPSCQNGHLVNETVMLYSHQSHT from the coding sequence ATGAATGACATCGCTTTAACCTTGTGCCACGGCACCGCCGTGGCGCCACATCGCGCCAGCGGGCACCGCCTGAAAGCGGCGCTGGGCGCCCTTTTCTTCCCCCGCCAGCGCACACGCTGGCAAGCCTTCCTGGGCAGCATGCCCGGCTTGAACTCTCTGGCGCAGCTGCATCCGTGCTTGCGCTTCAAGATTTACCGCCCTTATGCCTCGCGCCAGCTTGCTTGCGCAGATCGCCTGGCCTTGCTGGAAGGGCACTATCGCTTCCTGTGGCAGGCAGGCGCGCGCACGCTGGTCGAGCGCGCCGCGCGCCTGCCCGTGGTGCTGGCCGCGTTCGAAGGCAAGGATGGGGCGCTGTACCGCTTGCAGTTGACGGCCATCCACGACAGCTACCGCGAAGGCGAACTGTGCCTGCGCTTGACACGCGACGGCCAGCCCCTGTACCTGGCCAGTTTTTTGTTCCTGCCGCGCGCCGATGGCGTGTCCTTGCAGCTGGGGGCGCTGCAAGGCTTGCGCTCCGAGGCGGGCAAGCTGGCTGTCAAGGACGCCACGCGGGCCTTGCACGGTTGCCGTCCGAAAAACCTGATGGTGACGGCCTTGCGCGATTTCGGCGATTTTTTTGCTTGCAATAACCTGTTTTTGATCTGCAATGACAACCGCATCGCCCTGAATGCGCGCCGGCGCCGCCATATCGCCGCCGACTATGACCTGGCGTGGCAGGAATTGCACGCCTTGCGCATGCGCGACGGTAATTATCACTTGCCTTGCGCGCCCTACCGGGTGCCCGACATGGCCGAGGTGCCGTCCAAGAAACGCGCCGATGCGCGCCGGCGTGGCGAATTGTTGTTCGGCATGGCCGCCGACATGCGCGCGCAGCTAGCGGCCATGATCACCGCGCCATCTTGCCAAAACGGCCATCTTGTCAATGAAACTGTTATGCTGTACTCCCATCAATCACATACCTGA
- a CDS encoding serine hydrolase: MLPRLRTLLLPMLSLSSAATLAAPALDAAVRERAEALVRDGKHASLVIAVIDGKDSAVYGFGRARPGDKGVPDADTVYEIGSVTKTMTGLLLADAIVAGKAQLEQPVAELLPAYAIPALASQKITVGQLATHFSGLPRLPANLAPADMRNPYGDYAEGQLRTFLAGHALARAPGAAYEYSNLAYGLLGTALATQANMSYEELLQARIFRPLGMASSSAVTTPALRVRLAPGHLADGKPAENWDFQAIAGAGAVRSSARDMIAYMQSYMRATSPAQQLAVQPRRVLAGEGDGDGVKKIGLAWMLDQVKGQPFAWHNGQTGGYASFAGYTLDGKRGVVVLSSTARDVDGLGVGVLLPGNLPPPNAPARKEIAVAPAELAQYAGQYALAPTFVLSVRQGPDGLLVGATGQPEAPVYASAKDTFFYKVVEAQLVFQRDAQGAITGVVLHQNGQAMPGKRKP; encoded by the coding sequence ATGCTCCCACGCTTACGCACCCTGCTGCTACCCATGCTGTCCCTGTCCAGCGCCGCCACCCTGGCCGCCCCCGCCCTCGATGCCGCCGTGCGTGAACGGGCAGAAGCATTGGTGCGTGACGGCAAGCATGCGAGCCTGGTCATCGCCGTGATCGACGGCAAGGACAGCGCCGTGTACGGCTTCGGCCGCGCGCGGCCCGGCGACAAAGGCGTGCCCGATGCGGATACCGTGTATGAAATCGGCTCCGTGACGAAAACCATGACGGGCTTGCTGCTGGCCGACGCCATCGTGGCAGGCAAGGCGCAGCTGGAACAGCCGGTGGCCGAACTGCTACCAGCCTACGCCATCCCCGCGCTGGCGAGCCAAAAAATTACTGTAGGCCAACTGGCCACTCACTTTTCCGGCTTGCCCCGCCTGCCCGCCAATCTGGCGCCGGCGGACATGCGCAATCCCTACGGCGACTATGCCGAAGGCCAGTTGCGCACTTTTTTGGCCGGCCATGCGCTGGCGCGCGCGCCGGGCGCCGCGTATGAATACTCGAACCTGGCGTATGGCTTGCTGGGCACGGCATTGGCCACGCAAGCCAATATGTCTTACGAAGAACTGCTGCAAGCGCGTATTTTCCGTCCGCTGGGCATGGCCAGCAGCTCGGCAGTGACGACGCCCGCCCTGCGCGTGCGTCTGGCGCCGGGCCACCTTGCCGACGGCAAGCCGGCCGAGAACTGGGACTTCCAGGCCATCGCAGGGGCTGGCGCCGTGCGTTCCAGCGCCCGCGATATGATTGCCTACATGCAATCGTACATGCGGGCGACCAGTCCCGCGCAGCAACTGGCCGTGCAGCCGCGCCGGGTACTGGCCGGCGAAGGCGATGGCGATGGCGTGAAAAAGATCGGCCTGGCGTGGATGCTCGACCAGGTCAAGGGCCAGCCTTTTGCCTGGCATAACGGGCAGACGGGCGGCTATGCCAGCTTTGCCGGCTACACCCTGGATGGCAAGCGGGGCGTCGTGGTGCTGAGCAGCACGGCACGCGACGTCGATGGGCTGGGTGTGGGCGTGCTGCTACCCGGCAACCTGCCGCCGCCAAATGCCCCGGCGCGGAAGGAAATCGCCGTCGCCCCCGCCGAACTGGCCCAATATGCGGGCCAGTATGCGCTGGCGCCCACGTTTGTCCTCAGCGTGCGCCAGGGTCCGGACGGTTTGCTGGTGGGCGCCACGGGCCAGCCCGAAGCCCCCGTGTACGCCAGCGCGAAAGACACCTTCTTTTACAAGGTGGTCGAAGCGCAACTGGTATTCCAGCGCGATGCCCAGGGCGCCATCACGGGCGTCGTCCTGCACCAGAATGGCCAGGCGATGCCGGGCAAGCGAAAACCCTGA
- a CDS encoding serine hydrolase — translation MTPTFALLPLCLIGSSALAAPTLDDAVRQRAEELTRTGMHASIVIAVIEGKHSAVYGFGSVHAGKNIKPGADTVYQIGSVTKTMTALLLADAVVEGKVKLDEPVAALLPGYTVPAFEGKTISLLDLATHYSALPRLPDNFAPKDPANPYADYTDAKQRQFLAAYHLPRAPGSAFDYSNIGYAVLGTALATQAGSSYEALLQSRIAVPLGMRSTSNTPTHGMLARLAPGHQLSGEPTPAWDLNVVAPAGGVYSSARDMVAYLQAYMFKPLRPYALAIKPQRPLAPDSDTKIGLAWLLEQQQGQSYAWHSGQTGGYTSYAAFTTDGKRGVVVLTNTARTVDALGLSALLPGTPLPPLKKPLAAIELPRAALAEYVADYVLEHSPEEHFTLTVSQGKHGLEAAGTGVGSAPLFASAKDQFFFRAIEAELTFTRDATGKIVSAVLKQGGQDVVLARKQ, via the coding sequence ATGACACCCACTTTCGCCCTTCTCCCCCTTTGCCTCATCGGCAGCAGCGCCCTGGCCGCCCCCACCCTCGACGACGCCGTACGCCAGCGCGCGGAAGAACTCACGCGCACGGGCATGCACGCCAGCATTGTCATCGCCGTGATCGAGGGCAAGCACAGTGCCGTGTACGGCTTTGGCAGCGTACATGCCGGCAAGAACATCAAACCGGGCGCCGACACCGTCTACCAGATCGGCTCCGTCACCAAGACCATGACGGCCTTGCTGCTGGCTGATGCCGTCGTCGAAGGCAAAGTGAAACTCGACGAGCCGGTAGCGGCATTATTGCCCGGATATACGGTGCCTGCGTTCGAGGGCAAGACGATCAGCCTGCTCGACCTGGCCACGCATTACTCCGCGCTGCCACGCCTGCCCGACAACTTCGCGCCGAAAGACCCCGCCAATCCGTATGCAGATTACACGGACGCCAAACAGCGGCAGTTTCTCGCCGCCTACCATCTGCCGCGCGCCCCCGGCAGCGCCTTTGACTATTCGAATATAGGCTATGCCGTGCTGGGCACAGCCCTGGCTACGCAGGCGGGCAGCAGTTATGAAGCGCTGCTGCAGTCGCGCATCGCCGTGCCCTTGGGCATGCGCTCGACCTCGAACACGCCCACCCACGGGATGCTGGCGCGCCTGGCGCCCGGCCACCAGCTGTCGGGCGAACCGACGCCGGCCTGGGACTTGAACGTGGTGGCGCCGGCCGGCGGCGTGTATTCGAGCGCGCGCGACATGGTTGCCTATCTGCAAGCCTACATGTTCAAGCCGCTGCGTCCGTATGCGCTGGCGATCAAGCCGCAGCGTCCGCTGGCGCCGGACAGCGACACAAAAATCGGACTGGCCTGGCTGCTGGAGCAGCAACAGGGACAAAGCTACGCCTGGCACAGCGGGCAGACAGGCGGCTACACCAGCTATGCGGCATTTACCACGGATGGCAAGCGGGGGGTAGTAGTGCTGACGAACACGGCGCGCACCGTCGACGCCCTGGGCTTGTCCGCCTTGCTGCCTGGCACGCCCTTGCCACCCCTGAAAAAGCCGCTAGCCGCCATCGAGCTGCCGCGCGCAGCGTTGGCTGAATACGTGGCCGACTATGTGCTCGAGCATTCCCCTGAGGAACATTTCACCTTGACGGTGAGTCAGGGCAAGCATGGGCTGGAAGCGGCCGGCACGGGCGTCGGCTCGGCGCCCCTGTTTGCCAGCGCAAAAGACCAGTTTTTCTTCCGCGCCATCGAGGCGGAGCTGACCTTTACGCGCGACGCCACGGGCAAGATCGTCAGCGCCGTGCTCAAGCAAGGCGGGCAGGACGTGGTCTTGGCGCGCAAACAGTAA
- a CDS encoding EAL domain-containing protein, translating to MLIDPVRFSDVIVDSDIQMAVAIGKGGVLDTLHHPDPALVQALLAGQPGAGGATEDGSIHAMLYRDGLTAVMIEPRSKLNDRLRREQLLLLPLGLLMAAFIVGIVVWLSRRRLSLMGELKIAIERREFFVHYQPIIALDTGVCVGAEALIRWRRPDGSMIRPDLFIPVAEESELILPITDQVIACVIADMRAALLADRDLHIAINLCASDIETGRVLDVLERALDGTGIEAQQIWLEATERGFINVEAARATIDKARARGHAVAIDDFGTGYSSLSSLQNLPLDALKIDKSFVDTIGTDAATSSVTPHIIAMARTLNMLIVAEGIETQQQADYLLERKVEFGQGWLFAKALPAAEFLTFYRARRAPSST from the coding sequence GTGCTGATCGATCCCGTGCGCTTTTCCGACGTCATCGTCGACAGCGATATCCAGATGGCCGTGGCCATCGGCAAGGGTGGCGTGCTCGACACCTTGCACCATCCCGATCCCGCGCTGGTGCAAGCCTTGCTCGCCGGCCAGCCAGGGGCGGGCGGCGCCACCGAGGACGGCAGCATCCATGCCATGCTGTACCGCGACGGCTTGACGGCCGTCATGATCGAGCCGCGCAGCAAGCTGAACGACAGGCTGCGGCGCGAACAGCTGCTGCTTTTGCCGCTGGGCCTGCTGATGGCCGCCTTCATCGTCGGCATCGTCGTGTGGCTGTCGCGCCGCCGTTTGTCGCTGATGGGAGAACTGAAGATCGCCATCGAGCGGCGCGAATTCTTTGTCCACTATCAACCCATCATCGCGCTCGACACGGGCGTGTGCGTGGGCGCCGAAGCGCTGATACGCTGGCGCCGTCCCGATGGCAGCATGATAAGGCCTGACCTGTTCATCCCCGTTGCCGAAGAAAGCGAGCTGATACTGCCCATCACCGACCAGGTCATCGCATGCGTCATCGCCGACATGCGCGCCGCGCTGCTGGCCGACCGCGATCTGCACATCGCCATCAACCTGTGCGCCAGCGATATCGAAACGGGCAGGGTGCTCGACGTGCTCGAGCGTGCGCTGGACGGCACAGGCATCGAGGCGCAGCAGATCTGGCTGGAAGCAACGGAACGGGGCTTCATCAACGTGGAAGCGGCCCGCGCCACCATCGACAAGGCGAGAGCACGCGGCCACGCCGTGGCCATCGACGACTTCGGTACGGGATACTCCAGCCTGTCGAGCTTGCAAAACCTGCCGCTCGACGCCCTGAAAATCGACAAATCCTTCGTCGACACCATCGGCACGGACGCCGCCACCAGCAGCGTCACGCCGCACATCATCGCCATGGCCCGCACCTTGAACATGCTGATCGTGGCCGAAGGCATAGAAACGCAGCAGCAAGCCGATTATTTGCTGGAACGCAAAGTCGAATTCGGCCAGGGCTGGCTGTTTGCCAAAGCGCTGCCGGCTGCAGAATTCCTCACTTTTTACCGGGCGCGCCGCGCGCCATCGTCCACATGA
- the merR gene encoding Hg(II)-responsive transcriptional regulator, producing the protein MIEKMTIGRLASAAGVNVETIRFYQRSGLIDEPARPHGGYRTYGEEDIRRIRFIKRAQLLGFTLDEITSLLKLEGSLACIGTRDLAARKLAMVESKLADLQAMKIALTGMVARCDNEERDEWCPIIQALIDD; encoded by the coding sequence ATGATCGAGAAAATGACCATCGGCCGTTTGGCCAGCGCCGCCGGCGTGAACGTGGAAACAATCCGGTTTTACCAGCGTAGCGGGCTAATCGACGAACCGGCGCGGCCGCACGGAGGCTACCGGACCTATGGAGAAGAAGACATCCGTCGGATTCGGTTCATCAAGCGCGCGCAGCTACTTGGCTTCACGCTCGATGAAATTACGAGCTTGCTCAAACTGGAAGGTTCGCTGGCCTGCATCGGCACGCGCGATCTGGCTGCCAGGAAGCTTGCCATGGTGGAGTCCAAATTGGCCGATCTGCAGGCGATGAAAATCGCTCTCACAGGCATGGTTGCTCGGTGCGACAACGAGGAACGGGACGAATGGTGCCCAATCATTCAGGCGCTGATCGACGACTGA
- a CDS encoding mercuric transporter MerT family protein, with protein MTIGTKGTLAAGVLAALGASACCAGPLVLLMLGVGGGWASRLIAFELYSPYFTGLTLLLLGLAFYNLYVRRRACAPGDACAADRVIRNQRILYWLVTLPVILLLAFPLYAPLFY; from the coding sequence ATGACGATCGGAACGAAAGGCACTCTGGCCGCTGGGGTATTGGCGGCGCTTGGCGCATCCGCATGCTGCGCCGGCCCGCTCGTCCTGCTGATGCTTGGCGTCGGCGGTGGTTGGGCGTCGCGCCTTATCGCATTTGAGCTGTACAGTCCTTATTTCACCGGCCTGACGCTGCTGCTTCTCGGCCTGGCCTTCTACAATCTCTATGTGCGTCGACGCGCTTGCGCGCCGGGTGACGCGTGCGCTGCAGATCGAGTCATCAGGAACCAACGCATCCTGTACTGGCTCGTTACGTTGCCAGTGATACTGCTGCTGGCATTTCCCTTGTATGCCCCGCTGTTCTATTGA
- the merP gene encoding mercury resistance system periplasmic binding protein MerP, translating to MRIPTFIFSLLLAGSVFASSPKTVTLHVQNMTCPACPITVKKALEQVPGVNDVKIDFEHKTATVHLDADKANIALLTKSTTDAGFPSTVGK from the coding sequence ATGCGCATCCCCACCTTCATTTTCTCGCTGCTACTGGCTGGATCGGTTTTCGCCAGTTCGCCGAAAACCGTCACCCTCCATGTCCAGAATATGACTTGTCCGGCATGCCCGATCACCGTCAAAAAAGCGCTGGAGCAGGTTCCAGGTGTGAATGATGTGAAGATCGATTTCGAGCACAAGACCGCAACGGTGCATCTGGATGCGGACAAGGCCAATATCGCGCTGCTGACCAAGTCAACCACCGATGCGGGCTTCCCGTCCACGGTCGGGAAGTAA
- a CDS encoding GDCCVxC domain-containing (seleno)protein, which yields MAEAILTSTLSCPHCGLSKQEVMPTDACQFYYECTGCAIVLRPKAGDCCVFCSYGTVKCPPIQLQRGCCG from the coding sequence ATGGCCGAGGCAATTCTCACATCGACCCTGTCCTGCCCGCACTGCGGACTAAGCAAGCAGGAAGTCATGCCTACCGATGCGTGCCAGTTCTATTATGAATGTACGGGCTGCGCCATCGTGTTGAGGCCGAAGGCCGGCGACTGTTGCGTCTTCTGTTCATACGGCACAGTGAAATGTCCGCCAATCCAACTGCAGCGTGGGTGCTGCGGCTAA
- a CDS encoding DNA-binding protein, whose translation MARAGLYQSDIKKARDALLAQGRYPSVDAVRVALGNTGSKTTIHKYLKELETEEGSGDGRKAPISDALHDIVVRLAARLHEEADERTSAIESRNAEQERDHAAAVNNYEKELAALQQQLRQARDDGIEEIRTHTQTRSSLQNETILRHTTQQQVADLQERLVENEAHRRSLEEKHAHARDSLEHYRQSVKEQRDQDQRRHEQQIQQLQAELRQQQQAVVLKQEEATRLNQEGAKLVAELSHYKQALYEQQALGRRQDQKIEQLHAGQQHAKDLERQLAAKVTENEVLLGQVAELGMEMGGLKTRFRELELSLVQANARAEASQGISEELRGYLHSLDRPPASE comes from the coding sequence ATGGCCCGCGCCGGACTGTATCAATCTGATATCAAAAAAGCGCGCGATGCGTTGCTGGCCCAAGGGCGCTACCCCTCGGTCGACGCTGTCCGCGTTGCCTTAGGCAACACGGGGTCCAAGACCACCATCCACAAATATCTGAAAGAACTGGAGACGGAAGAAGGCTCTGGCGACGGGCGCAAGGCGCCGATCAGCGATGCCTTGCATGATATTGTGGTTCGACTGGCCGCGCGACTGCATGAAGAAGCCGACGAACGGACCTCGGCTATCGAGTCTCGGAACGCCGAGCAGGAGCGCGACCATGCCGCGGCCGTGAACAACTATGAGAAAGAACTGGCGGCGCTACAACAGCAATTGCGCCAGGCCAGGGATGACGGCATCGAGGAAATACGGACGCATACCCAAACTCGTTCCAGTCTGCAAAATGAGACCATCTTGCGCCACACAACGCAGCAGCAGGTGGCCGATTTGCAAGAGCGCCTGGTCGAAAATGAGGCGCACCGGCGGTCGCTGGAGGAAAAGCATGCCCATGCGCGCGACTCCCTGGAGCACTATCGTCAGTCAGTCAAGGAACAGCGCGATCAGGACCAGCGGCGCCATGAACAGCAGATACAGCAACTGCAAGCAGAGCTACGGCAACAGCAACAAGCCGTGGTGCTCAAACAGGAAGAAGCGACTCGATTGAACCAGGAAGGCGCTAAGTTGGTTGCCGAGCTGTCACACTACAAACAGGCGCTTTACGAGCAACAAGCGCTCGGCCGCCGGCAAGATCAAAAGATCGAGCAGCTTCATGCGGGGCAGCAGCACGCCAAAGACCTGGAACGACAACTTGCCGCCAAAGTGACTGAGAATGAGGTATTGCTGGGACAGGTGGCAGAATTGGGCATGGAGATGGGGGGACTGAAAACCCGATTCCGTGAACTCGAATTGTCCTTGGTCCAAGCTAACGCTAGAGCCGAAGCGAGCCAAGGCATCAGTGAGGAATTGCGGGGTTATCTGCATTCACTGGACCGACCACCCGCCTCAGAGTAG